CCCTTTTCATCACTTACTTTATTATTCCCCCTTTCATATCTTGCACCCCCTTTATCAATCTCCCGCTTCTAGCATTCACCCTTTATCCCCCCCTTTTATCACCCACTTAAATTGATCACCTCTTCTATCATTAACCCTCTCTTCCATCACCCCCTTCCACCTCCATCATTCACTCTCTCTTCCATCGCCCCCTTCCACTTCCATCATTCACCCTCTCTCTTTCATCGCTCTCTTCCACCTCCATCATTCACCCTCTCTTCCATCACCCCCTTCCTGCTCCATCatttatcctctcctccatcattcaccctctcctccatcacccaCTTCCACCTCCATCATGCACCTTCTCTTCCATCACCCCCTTCCACCACCATCATTCATCCTCTCCTCCATCACCCCCTTCCACCTCCATCATGCACCTTCTCTTCCATCACCGCCTTCCACCTCCATCATTCACCCTCTCTTTCATCACCCCCTTCCACCTCCATCATTCATCCTCTCTTTCATCACCCCCTTCCACCTCATCATTCACCCTCTCTTTCATCACCCCCTTCCACCTCCATCATTCACCCTCTCTTTCCTCACCCCCTTCCACCTCCATCATTCACCCTCTCTTCCATCGCCCCTTCCACCTCCATCATTcaccctctctttcatcactccCTTCCACCTCCATCATTCACCCTCTCTTCCATCACCCCCTTCCACCTCCATCATTCACtctctcttccagcacccccttctacCTCAATCAttcaccctctcctccatcaccccCTTCAACCTCCATCATGCACCTTCTCTTCCATCGCCCCCTTCCACCTCCTCCACCACCTTAAGTAAATTGTTCACCTCTTCTATCATTCACCCTCTCTTCCATCACCCCCTTCCACCTCCATCATTCACCCTGTCTTCCATCGCCCCCTTCCACCTCCATCATTCACTCTCTCTTCCATCGTCCCCTTCCACCTCCATCATTCACTCTCTCTTCCAGCACTCCCTTCCAGCTCCATCAttcaccctctcctccatcacccgCTTCAACCTCCATCATGCACCTTCTCTTCCATCACCCCCTTCCACCTCCATCATTCACCCTCTTCTCCATCACCCCCTTTAACCTCCATCATGCACCTTCTCTTCCATCGCCCCCCTTCCACCTCCTCCACCACCATAAGTAAATTGTTCACCTCTTCTGTTATTCACCCTCTCTTCCATCACCCCCTTCCACCTCCATCATTCACtctctcttccagcacccccttcaacCTTAATCATGCACCTTCTCTTCCATCACCCCCTTCCACCTCAATCATTCACCCTCTCTTCCatcacccccccttcctcctccatcatttaccctctcctccatcaccccCTTCAACCTCCATCATGCCCCTTCTCTTCCATAATCCCCTTCCACCTCCATCATTCCCCCTCTCTTGCAGCACCCCTTTCAACCTCCTCCACCACCATATGTATGCAGAGCATAGCAGTGCAGCACCATGACATCCTGTCCAGATGACCATTCCCTATTGAGCAGGATGTATTTACTGCAAAGCAGAGCTGAGCTCTGCACTCAGAGGAGGCTGCTTATAACACAGTGCAACCGAGAGGGACCATCAACATTGCTTAGATGGGAACTTTAATTTACCTCTAAGCAGTTTTGCATTAGGTACTCTAGAATGCTTGTTGAAAGGCAATCTGGTGTGTCAAAGACATGTAATCACAGCAGTCACAGCAGAGAGCTAATGAACTCACTGCTGCAGAACCCTATCAGATAGAGCTTGGGGAGAATCAGTTCTGCACGTATTGTAACTTAAAGAGTTCACATGCAGCGCACACATGTACCTTGTCCAAACTTTACCCTGTGTGGTCAAGCTTGAGCCACAACAATGGGTGTGCACCTGATTTTTTAAGTTAATTCAGTGTGGTACTTAATCAGTTCTACACGTTACATTATGGCAGTGCCTTAGTGAAACACCTTTTTTAATGTCTCCTACATATATGTCCAAGTAATTACAGCACAAATAATAAGCATGGCTTGGGACATATACAATACTATCGGTGTTGAAATATATATTCATCATTTATGCTAGCTtaaactttaataataaattattattttgaaaCAAACGTTGACactgaaaaaataattaatgtctTTGTATTTTTCAAATGGCAGAGATTGATGATCATCTACTCAGAGAAGTATTTCTACCATATGTGGAAAATTTCCTCAAGGCTCATTTTAGCCCAGTGTGGAACAGTTTTAATAAAAGTCTGCAAAATCTTAATAGCATGGTCAAAAATCTTTCAGAAAATGTTGAGACCAACAGAAAGAGATTGGATATATTCCTGGAGAACACCGTGCCAAAGAAAGACCTTTATGAGCTAGGGACAAAATTTGAGTCAAAAATTCAGGAAAATGTTGACAAACTTGAGCAACTGAAGCAAGGAATAGACAAACACTTTCACACACAACAAATTGTAATTCACCATAATTTCACCATGATAAAGGCAGATGCAGATGTGAAGTTTAAGCGGAACCTGAAGATGCAACAGTCACAGTATTCCCACATGAACTTTAGCATTGCTGAACTCCGAAGAGGACAGGAACAAATGCAAGATGATCTTCTAGATCTAGCTCAAAATATCACATTATTGTGCTCCCCAAAAGAGGAATCAATGTCAATTACAAGTCACAAGATTAATGAGACTCTTGTAGAATATGATAAACAGATCAATGATTTATTGACAGAAACAGATGTTGCTTTTGAAAATATTTCTATTCTGGAGAAATGGGTTAAAGAACTTCGCACCGAGTTTAAAAAGAACTCTGACAAAGTACAGATCCAGTTTATGGAAAAAAGCCTCATTATGGAAGAAAATAAAGATTTTATCCAACGGCAGCTAATGGAACTCAACTATACTATTGCCAGTATCCAAGAAAGCAGTGATGAGTTATTCAGGGACTGTGATTGTCACAAGATGAATTTGGATATTCTTGCTCTTGAGGAAATACAAAGGAACTTCTCTAATCAATTTAGAGATGTTTTGTATGGAATAGAAGATGTAAAACAGAAGGAAGGAAGTTCAAAGACATCACTACAAAATTCTGTTGAAGACCTGTCACTGGCCCTACAGCTTAACCGTCAGTCTCTAACTGCCCAGCAAGAACAAGGACGGAACTTAATGCGTATCACCTCCCAGTTGCAAACCCAAACAAGAAACTTTACAGATGATGTTAAGCTTCTCAGGTTGGACAATAATCAGATCCATAACCATATCAAACATCTTAACAGCTCGTTCAGCTCTCTATTGGAAGATGCAAGAAGGCATGAAAAAATCCTTGAAGCTCTACTAGGTGAAGAAGTTCTAGAACTTTACTTTGAAGATAATCCTGAAGCTCTTCATATGTCAATAGAGCAAATATATGAAGTTCTCAACAACACGCTGGACAAGCTAGAAAAGCAGCAGCTAACTACAGATTCCCTCATTGATAGATTGCACTTTCTTGAGATGCAGTCTCAGAACCACAATTCTCCAGATTCTTCTACAATCTTCAATGTTGAGCAGCACACTGAAGGAAAGACATATTATGGTCCTTTTCAGCATGGCAATTTAGCGCACATGGAGCCAAACCAAGAAGCATTAAGGAATGAAGATGAATCTGAATATAGTGATATCATGATATTGAAAAGGGACATAGAGCatctcagtgtaaaaatgaaTAAGCTGGAGTCTTACTTTGCAAACGGACATTATTACACCAATGACACAATTGTAGATACATTGAAACCACTCAACATCTCTATTACTTCTATGAAGATAGATATTGCTAATTTAAGTGAACTTTATGGTAGACATATTGACACATTCCACAAGATTTTCGGGAATTACGAAGCTTTGATTTCCTCAAATGTGACTCTTAACATTGCAAAGGTTCACTCATTAATtgataagaaaatgaaaaaaaaactgagAGGGGAAGAATCACAAACTAGAAAACTGGGTAAAAAGAAAATTGAGGAACAATGGCAATCTGATGAAACAACAATACTTAATCAAGGTATAGTTTTCACACTTAACATTTATTGTCTTTCTTTATAGATCTGTTTTAAAacattatggggcagattcaattcagccgtgttattctaggaataacgcggcctgcgcactattaccattactatagtaATAGTGgcagtattactgttagtacggtaattttaacgctgatttctgCTTGCTGCCCTCGGGGC
The nucleotide sequence above comes from Mixophyes fleayi isolate aMixFle1 chromosome 6, aMixFle1.hap1, whole genome shotgun sequence. Encoded proteins:
- the MMRN2 gene encoding multimerin-2 produces the protein MSVCRGERSMAGKLCLVICSLGLMNLVTATLVKSYAAGSSPIGSTLEVHGVSTFYHGLPGSEESIERRDTLHHGHEHTQKTVPSDSKPTHSPQSEQSKPKTGKWCSFVRSRVVTYVDFCKTEKYVIRSQQLCPLGTPDCQKIMYRLAQKPIYAVKRKFVTSLEWKCCSGYTGSNCEYADPNAIHIHLEHKSSSEEIHEPPKSTEVTEIIKAVESQEILLEDIQNDIHLATNHLLDLQNALGNNGTIALNESHNHSEIDDHLLREVFLPYVENFLKAHFSPVWNSFNKSLQNLNSMVKNLSENVETNRKRLDIFLENTVPKKDLYELGTKFESKIQENVDKLEQLKQGIDKHFHTQQIVIHHNFTMIKADADVKFKRNLKMQQSQYSHMNFSIAELRRGQEQMQDDLLDLAQNITLLCSPKEESMSITSHKINETLVEYDKQINDLLTETDVAFENISILEKWVKELRTEFKKNSDKVQIQFMEKSLIMEENKDFIQRQLMELNYTIASIQESSDELFRDCDCHKMNLDILALEEIQRNFSNQFRDVLYGIEDVKQKEGSSKTSLQNSVEDLSLALQLNRQSLTAQQEQGRNLMRITSQLQTQTRNFTDDVKLLRLDNNQIHNHIKHLNSSFSSLLEDARRHEKILEALLGEEVLELYFEDNPEALHMSIEQIYEVLNNTLDKLEKQQLTTDSLIDRLHFLEMQSQNHNSPDSSTIFNVEQHTEGKTYYGPFQHGNLAHMEPNQEALRNEDESEYSDIMILKRDIEHLSVKMNKLESYFANGHYYTNDTIVDTLKPLNISITSMKIDIANLSELYGRHIDTFHKIFGNYEALISSNVTLNIAKVHSLIDKKMKKKLRGEESQTRKLGKKKIEEQWQSDETTILNQDFPVAFSVGFSKGAKGVNIIRFNDIILNYGNAFSPEDGHFIAPYSGVYAFAITVDFGVGNALGHLVCNGQQRLVLHNSSTQPAESLKHQFTVVGLKKGERVWFELLQGSIKENSLGTSLAGYLVFKT